One segment of Nitrospirota bacterium DNA contains the following:
- a CDS encoding N-acetylmuramoyl-L-alanine amidase: MENTIKLFRTIRFFSAVLFFLFPTIWISLSGSSYASGKIDVTDIRYWSYPDYTRVVISLTENPDYAGNRLSNPDRLYFDIKNSLLKKDLQKTISVGNGMLKTVRAGQFNDSTVRVVLDLGKMTNYKVLTMEDPNRLVIDIYGEKQTASVKKRIVLDPGHGGHDPGAVGQKNLYEKDVVLDIALKLKKILADDPNLEIFLTRETDVFIPLEQRTTIAISKNADLFLSIHANTSPRRDARGIETYFLNWTNDEEAMKVAARENAISLKKMKKMNEGKDVLDVMLSSLRRDNKRDESLKLANIVQQNMVNGLNRNYNHIVDHGVKQALFYVLFGADMPSVLVEVSFISNPLEEKLLSKDAYRSELAKSLATGINKYMTAVPEGQSVARNGRTVVP, from the coding sequence ATGGAGAATACAATAAAGTTATTCAGAACAATAAGGTTTTTTTCTGCAGTGCTTTTCTTTCTGTTCCCCACGATCTGGATTTCCCTGTCCGGATCTTCTTACGCCAGCGGAAAGATTGACGTTACCGATATTCGTTACTGGTCATATCCGGATTATACCCGGGTGGTAATCAGCCTTACCGAAAATCCGGATTATGCCGGCAACAGGCTCTCAAATCCTGACAGACTGTATTTTGATATAAAAAACAGCCTGCTAAAGAAGGACCTCCAGAAGACCATATCCGTGGGTAACGGCATGCTGAAGACCGTCAGGGCCGGGCAGTTTAATGACAGCACTGTCCGCGTAGTCCTGGATCTCGGCAAAATGACCAATTATAAGGTCCTGACCATGGAAGATCCCAATCGCCTTGTCATTGACATTTACGGTGAAAAACAGACCGCATCGGTCAAAAAAAGGATTGTGCTCGATCCGGGACACGGGGGGCATGACCCGGGTGCGGTCGGGCAGAAGAACCTGTATGAAAAAGATGTTGTGCTCGATATCGCACTGAAATTGAAGAAGATCCTTGCTGACGATCCAAATCTGGAGATCTTTCTGACCAGGGAAACCGATGTTTTTATTCCGCTTGAGCAGCGGACCACGATTGCGATCAGCAAGAACGCCGATCTTTTTCTGTCAATCCATGCCAATACGAGCCCTCGCAGGGATGCCAGGGGAATTGAGACCTATTTTCTGAACTGGACGAACGATGAAGAAGCGATGAAGGTGGCGGCCCGCGAAAATGCGATTTCACTGAAAAAGATGAAAAAGATGAATGAGGGCAAGGATGTGCTCGACGTCATGCTCAGTTCGCTCCGAAGAGACAACAAGCGCGACGAGTCACTCAAACTCGCAAACATTGTTCAGCAGAATATGGTCAATGGCCTGAACAGGAATTATAATCACATCGTCGATCATGGCGTAAAGCAGGCGCTCTTCTACGTACTATTCGGTGCGGATATGCCTTCTGTCCTTGTGGAGGTATCATTCATCAGCAACCCCCTTGAAGAGAAACTTCTCTCAAAAGACGCATACCGGTCGGAACTTGCGAAATCTCTGGCAACGGGAATCAATAAATATATGACTGCTGTGCCTGAGGGCCAGTCTGTTGCGCGGAACGGCAGGACCGTTGTCCCCTGA
- a CDS encoding D-aminoacylase, producing the protein MKNKFDLIIKHGSIFDGKGGDPVIADIAVLDGNIFGIGTYRDDEAEAIVEARGMAVAPGFIDSHAHSDFTLIADRRAVGKILQGVTTEINGNCGMSAAPLYGKAAERREDDLKELGIIERWNSVRQYRELIEKKGLALNTAMLIGHGNIRGSVIGYDNRRPSEAELLQMKQLLDRSIQEGGIGLSTGLIYPPGIYSETDELVALSEVLKPYGLIYTSHMRSEGAALLESVQEVISIGQAADIKTHISHIKTAGQQNWHKADAAIALLMAAREQGVEISCDRYPYTASSTDLDSLLPAWVFEGGNEEELQRLHSKELLVTIRRELLDQVKDRAYWQRVIVSSVVSPSRSWMEGMTIADISQRLGCDEINAVFTLLREEKLRVGAIFLSMSGENLKTFLSLPFCTIGSDSSARCFDGPTRLGKPHPRTFGTFPRLFGTYVRDEKLMPLKEAVRRATMLPAALFGLRGRGQIKEGFAADIVIFDPDTITDKATFEDPYLKPSGIPYVLVNGIPAVWAGKPTGKCAGRMLKATGR; encoded by the coding sequence ATGAAAAATAAGTTCGATCTCATCATTAAGCATGGGAGCATCTTTGACGGAAAAGGCGGGGACCCTGTTATCGCTGACATAGCGGTGCTGGATGGCAATATTTTCGGTATCGGGACCTACCGCGACGATGAGGCAGAAGCGATAGTCGAGGCCAGGGGGATGGCTGTTGCGCCGGGGTTTATCGACAGCCATGCCCATTCTGATTTTACCCTTATTGCCGATAGGCGGGCGGTAGGGAAGATACTGCAGGGTGTAACCACCGAGATAAACGGCAATTGCGGCATGTCAGCCGCGCCTCTCTATGGGAAGGCGGCAGAGCGGCGAGAGGACGATCTCAAAGAACTCGGTATAATCGAACGATGGAATTCGGTGCGTCAGTACCGTGAACTTATTGAGAAAAAAGGCTTGGCCCTGAATACTGCCATGCTGATCGGCCATGGCAATATCAGGGGATCAGTTATTGGATATGATAACAGAAGGCCTTCTGAGGCCGAGCTTCTGCAGATGAAACAGCTCCTCGATAGATCTATTCAGGAGGGCGGCATAGGCCTTTCTACCGGCCTGATCTATCCCCCCGGCATTTACAGCGAAACGGATGAGCTTGTTGCCCTGTCAGAGGTCTTAAAGCCCTACGGGCTGATCTATACAAGCCACATGAGAAGTGAGGGGGCGGCGCTTCTTGAGTCTGTTCAGGAGGTCATCTCGATCGGCCAGGCAGCTGACATCAAAACACACATTTCGCATATCAAGACTGCAGGGCAGCAAAACTGGCATAAAGCAGACGCAGCTATCGCCTTACTCATGGCGGCACGGGAACAGGGGGTGGAGATCAGCTGTGACCGCTATCCTTACACTGCCTCGAGCACGGACCTTGACTCCCTTTTGCCTGCCTGGGTATTTGAAGGCGGCAATGAGGAAGAACTGCAGAGACTCCACTCAAAGGAGCTGCTCGTCACGATAAGACGCGAGCTGCTTGATCAGGTCAAAGACAGGGCCTACTGGCAGCGGGTCATCGTATCTTCAGTCGTCTCGCCCTCCAGGTCATGGATGGAGGGAATGACCATAGCGGACATAAGTCAACGCCTTGGCTGCGATGAGATCAATGCGGTCTTCACCCTTCTTCGTGAGGAGAAATTGCGGGTCGGAGCCATATTTCTCTCGATGAGCGGGGAGAACCTCAAAACATTTCTTTCACTCCCATTCTGTACCATAGGCTCCGACAGCTCTGCCCGCTGCTTTGATGGTCCTACCAGACTGGGCAAACCCCATCCCCGAACGTTTGGAACATTCCCGAGATTATTCGGCACGTATGTAAGGGATGAAAAGCTGATGCCCTTGAAAGAAGCGGTCCGACGGGCGACCATGCTCCCTGCCGCACTATTTGGACTGAGGGGCAGGGGACAGATCAAGGAAGGCTTCGCGGCTGATATCGTTATCTTTGACCCTGACACGATAACAGACAAGGCAACCTTTGAGGATCCCTATCTGAAGCCCTCAGGTATACCGTATGTCCTGGTCAATGGGATACCGGCCGTTTGGGCGGGCAAGCCAACAGGCAAATGTGCAGGTCGGATGCTGAAGGCAACAGGACGGTGA
- a CDS encoding peptidylprolyl isomerase, whose product MQRLRRYFAVLFPVVALLCVVTPAFGLTVDMVLAVVNGEVITLTDYGRFVMRTAQTVEKDTVNEQRLKALIEERLIIQEAKRKGYDVTEEEIRQGIAAFLLQSGIQEKEFETKITAENLTMADYRTLFRENIVSLKCIEKEVNAKVMVNSSDLARYYETHRASFMESPEKVLVMAIIIKLGNAPSLTEITDLKIRALKVYSEIINGETFERQVHKYAEETIKNRGGMLGEFERGALIPVLDKKIFSLKEGEVSGPVWTKDGVYILKIARKTEAVYAPFEKVKNELQTKAYEEKREEAFGVWMKTLWEKSSVEMR is encoded by the coding sequence ATGCAGAGACTGAGACGTTACTTCGCCGTATTGTTCCCTGTCGTTGCGCTGCTCTGTGTGGTCACCCCTGCTTTTGGACTGACGGTAGACATGGTCCTTGCCGTAGTCAACGGCGAGGTGATTACCCTCACCGACTATGGCCGTTTCGTTATGAGGACGGCTCAGACCGTCGAAAAGGATACGGTCAACGAACAGCGACTGAAGGCACTGATAGAGGAAAGGCTGATCATTCAGGAGGCAAAACGGAAGGGGTATGATGTAACGGAGGAAGAGATCAGGCAGGGTATTGCCGCTTTTCTCCTTCAGTCGGGCATTCAGGAAAAGGAGTTTGAAACAAAAATCACTGCCGAGAATTTGACTATGGCCGATTACCGGACACTGTTCAGAGAGAACATTGTATCGTTAAAGTGCATCGAAAAAGAGGTCAATGCAAAAGTGATGGTCAACAGCAGCGACCTGGCACGCTACTACGAGACTCACCGGGCCAGTTTTATGGAAAGCCCGGAAAAGGTCCTTGTTATGGCAATTATTATAAAACTTGGCAATGCCCCAAGCCTTACAGAGATAACCGACCTGAAGATCAGGGCGCTCAAGGTCTATTCAGAGATAATAAACGGCGAGACGTTTGAACGGCAGGTACATAAGTATGCAGAGGAAACCATAAAAAATCGCGGAGGCATGTTGGGAGAATTCGAGCGGGGTGCCCTGATCCCTGTTCTTGATAAAAAGATCTTTTCCCTGAAGGAAGGTGAGGTGAGCGGGCCGGTCTGGACAAAGGATGGCGTATATATCCTCAAAATAGCCAGAAAGACCGAAGCGGTCTATGCTCCATTTGAGAAGGTTAAAAATGAACTGCAGACAAAGGCATACGAGGAGAAGCGTGAGGAAGCGTTTGGCGTCTGGATGAAGACACTATGGGAAAAATCTTCAGTAGAAATGCGGTAA
- a CDS encoding NAD(+)/NADH kinase has translation MKKIGIICKLSRKEPQDILKDLLPWLGKRGCEVFLDQETAAQMNIKGYDRTDIPSFVEVVLVLGGDGTMLSVTRLVACAGIPVLGINLGSLGFLTEVHKEDIYAAVEEMLSGRCVMEERLMLKTTLRRGAEVMDQVLVLNDVVINKGALARIIDLEVSIDQSYVTTYKADGLIISTPTGSTAYSLSAGGPILYPTIENIVLTPICSHTLTNRPIVLSDKVSISIKLRSSSEDVFLTLDGQVGCALKTGDIIEVVKADCKARLLVAGGRGYFDVLRTKLKWGER, from the coding sequence ATGAAAAAGATTGGCATAATCTGTAAACTTAGCAGGAAAGAGCCTCAGGATATCCTGAAGGATCTCCTGCCGTGGCTTGGCAAGAGGGGCTGCGAGGTCTTTCTTGATCAGGAGACGGCTGCACAAATGAACATAAAGGGATATGACAGGACAGATATCCCCTCTTTTGTCGAGGTCGTTCTTGTGCTGGGAGGTGACGGGACGATGCTGAGCGTAACCCGTCTTGTTGCCTGTGCCGGAATCCCTGTTTTGGGCATCAATCTCGGCAGCCTCGGATTCCTGACCGAGGTACACAAGGAAGACATCTACGCTGCGGTCGAAGAGATGCTCTCCGGCAGATGTGTGATGGAAGAGCGTCTTATGCTGAAGACCACCCTGCGCAGGGGCGCGGAGGTGATGGATCAGGTCCTGGTATTAAACGACGTGGTCATTAACAAGGGGGCACTTGCACGGATCATAGACCTTGAGGTGAGCATCGATCAGTCTTATGTGACGACCTACAAGGCAGACGGTCTGATCATCTCTACGCCGACCGGTTCCACTGCCTATTCCCTCTCTGCCGGAGGACCGATTCTTTATCCTACGATCGAAAATATTGTTCTGACGCCGATCTGCTCGCATACGCTTACCAACAGGCCTATCGTCCTGTCAGACAAGGTGTCGATCTCAATCAAACTCAGGTCATCAAGTGAAGACGTCTTCCTTACCCTCGACGGACAGGTGGGTTGCGCACTGAAAACCGGAGATATTATCGAGGTGGTCAAGGCAGACTGCAAGGCGCGGCTTCTCGTTGCAGGGGGAAGAGGCTACTTCGACGTCCTCCGCACTAAGCTGAAATGGGGAGAGCGCTAG
- the tsaE gene encoding tRNA (adenosine(37)-N6)-threonylcarbamoyltransferase complex ATPase subunit type 1 TsaE, giving the protein MKLQSKSPADTEAIGFRLGRLLRAGMLVKLYGELGAGKTTMVKGIALAFGIEKDDVISPSFTIITEYESSPRFYHLDLYRIAGSSDLESTGIWDCVGEDSVTVVEWPEHAEDELPADALSVRISHKGPDEREIELEGIDEKDWHNL; this is encoded by the coding sequence ATGAAACTGCAGAGCAAAAGCCCGGCTGATACCGAGGCGATTGGCTTCAGGCTCGGCAGACTGCTCAGGGCCGGCATGCTGGTCAAGCTGTATGGCGAACTCGGGGCAGGAAAGACGACCATGGTAAAGGGAATAGCGCTGGCTTTCGGCATTGAAAAAGACGATGTAATCAGTCCGAGCTTCACGATCATCACGGAGTATGAAAGTTCTCCCCGATTTTATCATCTGGATTTATACCGCATTGCAGGGAGCAGCGACCTGGAAAGCACCGGGATCTGGGACTGCGTAGGAGAAGACTCGGTCACCGTCGTTGAATGGCCGGAGCATGCCGAAGATGAGCTTCCGGCAGATGCACTGTCGGTAAGAATTTCGCACAAAGGTCCTGATGAGAGAGAAATAGAGCTGGAAGGTATCGATGAAAAAGATTGGCATAATCTGTAA
- a CDS encoding CBS domain-containing protein produces MLKAKDVMTCDVITVTEGMTVDELGRLFIEKKISGAPVADSKGALIGIVTENDLIRKNTRLHIPTVLRIFDAFIPLGRRDSVEDEIKRMSASTVGEICTKEVITVSPEASIQDVSSIMFEKGVHLVPVLEAGRVVGIIGKMDIIRSMINETAEQKPG; encoded by the coding sequence ATGCTTAAAGCAAAGGATGTAATGACCTGCGACGTCATCACGGTAACTGAGGGAATGACGGTTGACGAACTGGGAAGACTTTTTATTGAAAAAAAGATTAGCGGCGCTCCGGTTGCCGATTCCAAAGGCGCTCTTATCGGCATTGTCACCGAGAACGATCTTATACGGAAAAATACGCGCCTTCATATCCCGACAGTGCTGAGGATTTTCGATGCCTTTATTCCTCTTGGCAGGCGGGACAGTGTCGAAGATGAAATCAAACGGATGTCTGCTTCAACCGTGGGTGAGATCTGCACGAAAGAGGTGATAACTGTCTCGCCAGAGGCAAGCATTCAGGATGTATCATCCATCATGTTCGAAAAGGGCGTACATCTCGTGCCTGTTCTTGAAGCGGGAAGGGTTGTCGGTATTATCGGCAAGATGGATATCATCAGGAGCATGATCAATGAAACTGCAGAGCAAAAGCCCGGCTGA
- a CDS encoding NifU family protein, translating to MLREKVERVLDKVRVSLKAEGGDIELLDVKNDVVYVKLKGACGTCPMSALTMKSLVETSIKNEIPEIKAVQAI from the coding sequence ATGTTACGGGAAAAGGTTGAACGTGTTTTGGATAAGGTCAGAGTCAGTCTCAAGGCAGAAGGCGGCGATATTGAGCTTCTGGATGTAAAAAATGATGTTGTGTACGTGAAGCTCAAGGGTGCATGCGGAACCTGCCCTATGTCTGCGCTTACGATGAAGAGTCTCGTTGAAACAAGCATTAAGAATGAGATTCCGGAGATTAAAGCAGTACAGGCGATCTGA
- the pgeF gene encoding peptidoglycan editing factor PgeF, translated as MNNIIYPDNLKSVASACFTGKDPGADLERIAELFEITSDQIYLPIQKHTDRVVVIDASREPVIADAVITRQKGLLIGVQVADCVPILLCDPKRKVIGAVHAGWRGTAEALLKKTIQVFSEHFFSDPDDILVAIGPSVRQCCYEVDGEVIRAVSQATGKGAYFKTKGDKFHLDLASANQVQALHMGVPENNIWISDDCTFCSPEKFFSYRYSKGTTGRQAAFIGII; from the coding sequence GTGAATAACATCATTTACCCTGATAATTTGAAGTCAGTTGCCTCTGCCTGTTTTACCGGCAAGGACCCTGGGGCTGATCTTGAACGTATCGCGGAGCTGTTCGAGATAACGAGTGATCAGATATATCTTCCGATTCAGAAACATACTGATAGGGTCGTGGTCATTGATGCTTCACGTGAGCCCGTAATCGCTGATGCTGTCATAACAAGGCAGAAGGGACTCCTGATCGGTGTGCAGGTGGCTGACTGCGTGCCGATACTGCTCTGCGATCCAAAGAGGAAGGTTATTGGCGCTGTTCATGCCGGCTGGAGGGGAACTGCGGAGGCCCTACTGAAAAAGACCATACAGGTCTTTTCTGAACATTTCTTCAGCGATCCGGACGATATCCTTGTGGCTATCGGCCCTTCGGTCAGGCAGTGCTGCTATGAAGTGGACGGAGAGGTGATCAGGGCGGTTTCTCAGGCCACAGGGAAGGGCGCCTATTTCAAAACCAAAGGTGATAAATTTCATCTTGATCTTGCCTCTGCAAATCAAGTCCAGGCATTACACATGGGTGTGCCTGAGAATAATATTTGGATTTCCGATGACTGCACCTTCTGCAGCCCTGAGAAGTTCTTTTCCTATCGGTATTCCAAAGGAACAACAGGAAGACAGGCGGCCTTTATCGGAATCATCTGA
- a CDS encoding NAD(P)H-hydrate dehydratase — MKVVTAEQMRNIDRLTIERYGIPGTVLMERAGLSLAEKVRLLFDKKKAVVLAGGGNNGGDGIAAARNLHNWGWHVRVLLMLREDRLSPDCLAQYRMAKHSGVAIEFRKGVTEKDLHGALVIDALLGTGINKDVTSYMAEAIRFLNAADVKVVAVDIPSGISSDSGQIMGAAVQADYTVTFGLPKIGHILYPGAQYCGQLAIEDIGFPEELLSVDSLGCETIEKKAASLLVPDRPGNSHKGDYGHILVIAGSRGKTGAALMTAKACLRAGAGLVTLGVPETLLDVFQARVTEEMLLPLPDSGNGTFSSQAFDLIRHFLDTRADVLAIGPGITASDETAGLLKLILETVTVPMVLDADAINLLSGRKDLLKTVKAPVILTPHTGEMARFLASATGGGHKEKDRNGPEIEIKRDRIGLSRTTAMETGAYFVLKGAPTIIADPEGRIFINTTGNPGMATAGAGDVLTGMLAGLLGQGMHPVDACRLAVYLHGLAGDAAAEAQGMHSLIASDIIETIPRAFLSLRE, encoded by the coding sequence ATGAAGGTAGTTACTGCAGAGCAGATGCGGAACATCGACCGCCTCACGATCGAGAGATATGGCATCCCCGGCACAGTGCTGATGGAAAGGGCCGGTCTTTCGCTTGCTGAGAAGGTGCGGCTGCTTTTTGATAAAAAAAAGGCGGTCGTGCTCGCTGGGGGTGGTAATAATGGCGGCGACGGTATTGCCGCGGCCCGCAATCTGCATAACTGGGGATGGCATGTCAGGGTTCTCCTCATGCTCAGGGAAGACAGACTAAGTCCTGACTGTCTCGCCCAATACCGCATGGCAAAGCATTCCGGGGTTGCCATTGAGTTCAGAAAAGGGGTGACAGAAAAAGACCTTCATGGCGCCCTTGTCATCGATGCCCTTCTTGGCACCGGTATCAACAAGGACGTTACTTCTTATATGGCAGAGGCGATCCGGTTCCTCAACGCTGCGGATGTAAAGGTGGTTGCTGTTGATATCCCTTCCGGCATCTCCTCCGACAGCGGTCAGATCATGGGTGCGGCTGTGCAGGCGGATTATACGGTCACCTTTGGGCTTCCAAAGATTGGGCATATCCTCTATCCCGGAGCACAGTATTGTGGTCAGCTCGCTATCGAAGATATCGGATTTCCGGAAGAACTCCTCTCTGTTGACAGCCTTGGTTGCGAGACTATTGAAAAGAAGGCGGCTTCTCTGCTCGTGCCCGACCGGCCGGGAAATTCCCATAAGGGCGATTATGGACATATTTTGGTAATTGCAGGTTCGCGGGGCAAAACGGGCGCCGCGCTTATGACAGCAAAGGCCTGTCTTCGTGCAGGCGCCGGGCTTGTAACACTCGGCGTTCCTGAAACACTTCTTGACGTTTTCCAGGCCCGGGTAACAGAGGAGATGCTGCTGCCGCTTCCAGACTCCGGCAACGGTACGTTTTCTTCTCAGGCCTTTGATCTGATACGGCATTTCCTCGATACGCGTGCAGACGTCCTTGCTATAGGCCCAGGCATCACGGCCAGCGATGAAACAGCGGGACTTTTGAAATTAATTCTCGAAACCGTGACCGTGCCTATGGTACTCGATGCCGATGCGATTAATCTCCTTTCCGGCAGAAAAGACCTGCTGAAAACGGTGAAGGCCCCGGTCATATTGACTCCTCATACAGGTGAAATGGCAAGGTTCCTTGCATCCGCGACGGGTGGCGGCCATAAAGAGAAGGACCGCAACGGGCCTGAGATCGAGATTAAGCGTGACAGGATCGGATTATCCCGGACCACGGCAATGGAGACTGGTGCCTATTTTGTTTTAAAGGGCGCACCGACGATTATCGCAGACCCTGAGGGCAGGATATTTATCAATACAACCGGCAACCCCGGCATGGCGACGGCCGGGGCAGGCGATGTCCTGACCGGCATGTTAGCAGGCCTGCTCGGCCAGGGTATGCATCCGGTCGATGCCTGCAGACTTGCGGTCTATCTGCATGGGCTGGCAGGTGATGCAGCTGCTGAAGCGCAGGGCATGCATTCTCTTATTGCCTCTGACATCATTGAGACGATACCCAGGGCATTTCTTTCTCTTCGTGAATAA
- a CDS encoding uracil-DNA glycosylase, which translates to MSVAVEEIKSLLAFYQALGFESLPITVSPRIKAASAGLIRNSGELPSSDKPGDKESQLGGLREQIGDCQRCKLSKQRKNIVFGAGNPGAKLMFIGEAPGKEEDLQGLPFVGDAGLLLTRLIEKMGMKRNEVYIANIIKCRPPMNRDPEDDEVAACRGFIEKQISVIRPAVIMTLGRIALQSLMNAPKLKITAARGHFLDYEGIAVMPTFHPAYLLRNPQDKMLTWSDAQKVLARLAGQSQ; encoded by the coding sequence ATGAGCGTTGCGGTTGAAGAGATAAAAAGTCTGCTTGCTTTCTATCAGGCGCTCGGATTTGAGAGTCTACCGATTACCGTCAGTCCGCGGATTAAAGCCGCTTCTGCGGGACTCATCCGGAACAGCGGAGAACTGCCTTCCTCGGACAAGCCGGGCGATAAGGAGTCGCAACTCGGGGGATTACGGGAGCAGATCGGTGATTGCCAAAGGTGCAAACTTTCAAAACAGAGAAAGAATATTGTTTTTGGAGCGGGTAATCCTGGCGCAAAACTTATGTTTATCGGGGAGGCGCCCGGGAAGGAAGAAGATCTGCAGGGTCTCCCTTTTGTAGGAGATGCAGGCCTGTTGCTGACGCGCCTGATCGAAAAGATGGGGATGAAGCGCAACGAGGTATATATCGCAAATATCATCAAGTGCAGACCCCCCATGAACCGTGATCCTGAAGATGACGAGGTTGCTGCATGCAGGGGATTCATCGAAAAGCAGATATCGGTCATCAGACCGGCTGTCATTATGACCCTCGGGCGGATAGCCTTACAGTCCCTTATGAACGCCCCAAAACTGAAGATTACCGCGGCGCGCGGACATTTTCTTGACTATGAGGGCATTGCCGTTATGCCGACCTTTCATCCGGCGTACCTTCTCAGAAATCCGCAGGATAAGATGCTCACCTGGTCGGATGCCCAAAAAGTTCTGGCCCGCCTGGCAGGTCAGTCGCAATAG
- a CDS encoding cobalamin B12-binding domain-containing protein — protein sequence MKILLINPNRFQSPPVPPIGLEYLSGSLVRGGHEIKLLDLTFHENAEAFIDRTISEFLPDIAGVTVRNIDSVLFHDNEFYLDDIAAIVHRLKAKHGLKVIIGGAGIMVNPEGVLAYLGADYAVAGPAEDIINDLLGALRSGEAVKKVWKGVFCPYSSCSRITTAIDYQRYGASGGIAGFETHKGCSSSCVYCIEAQSPVAFKRPEDVIREIRGFIEKGQSDFHLCDPEFNEDLDHAIEFCTALRQEHMNMQWAVYMKPANYNQKLFRLMKETGVNLITLTVDSFRKCPLYWTDAEKVIFNAQSNGIRIAIDFLTGFPYEDSELLKWCLDFFRRLQPNRVTINTFIRLYRPLMITKIIERDDALKVHILGNRENKEMILPVFYNQTDPQRLRELIAGDRIFKIEGEEKGVNYTRA from the coding sequence ATGAAAATATTGCTAATTAATCCGAACCGCTTTCAATCTCCGCCCGTGCCTCCTATCGGTCTGGAGTACCTTTCAGGGAGCCTTGTCAGGGGAGGGCATGAGATCAAACTTCTTGATCTCACCTTTCACGAAAATGCCGAAGCGTTCATCGATCGCACAATCTCTGAGTTCCTTCCTGACATTGCCGGGGTAACGGTAAGGAATATTGACAGTGTCCTGTTTCATGACAATGAATTTTATCTGGACGACATAGCCGCAATCGTTCACCGGCTGAAGGCAAAACATGGGCTAAAAGTCATTATCGGCGGTGCCGGCATCATGGTCAACCCGGAAGGTGTGCTTGCATACCTCGGAGCTGATTATGCCGTTGCCGGTCCGGCTGAAGACATAATCAATGATCTTCTCGGCGCGTTACGCAGCGGCGAGGCGGTGAAGAAGGTATGGAAAGGCGTTTTTTGCCCATACTCTTCATGTTCGAGAATTACAACTGCAATCGATTATCAAAGATACGGCGCCTCAGGCGGGATAGCAGGCTTTGAGACGCATAAGGGGTGCAGTTCTTCCTGTGTTTACTGCATTGAGGCCCAGAGTCCGGTCGCATTCAAACGACCGGAGGATGTCATCCGGGAGATCAGGGGATTTATCGAAAAAGGGCAGAGCGATTTCCATCTCTGCGATCCTGAGTTCAATGAAGACCTGGACCACGCCATTGAGTTCTGCACTGCGCTGCGGCAGGAGCATATGAATATGCAGTGGGCTGTCTATATGAAGCCTGCAAACTATAATCAGAAGCTTTTCAGGCTTATGAAAGAAACAGGGGTCAATCTTATTACGCTTACCGTCGATTCTTTCAGAAAGTGTCCTCTTTACTGGACAGATGCGGAAAAGGTCATTTTCAATGCCCAATCCAACGGGATTCGTATTGCCATTGATTTTCTGACCGGGTTTCCTTACGAAGACAGCGAACTTCTGAAGTGGTGTCTTGATTTTTTCAGGAGGCTGCAGCCCAACCGGGTAACTATCAATACATTTATCCGCCTTTATCGGCCCCTGATGATTACGAAGATCATTGAACGGGATGACGCGCTTAAGGTCCATATTCTCGGTAATCGTGAGAACAAGGAGATGATATTGCCGGTTTTCTATAATCAGACAGATCCCCAACGGCTCAGGGAACTCATTGCGGGTGACAGAATTTTTAAAATCGAAGGAGAGGAGAAAGGAGTAAATTATACGAGGGCCTGA